In the Salvia splendens isolate huo1 chromosome 16, SspV2, whole genome shotgun sequence genome, TTAGTCCAAAAACTTTGACAGCTACTTAGCTAAGCTCAATTTACCACAATTAATTTTCAAGATTTGAGAAGGCTTTGATGAGATTTTGACTAACACATTCTGATGCCGGTCTACACGTGGCGCCACCTCCACCATTCTTTGCTTTTTCTTTGAGCATATATTGTCAATCCAATGCCCAAATATCTTCCCTTCTTCTCCAATCATCACATTTTTGTATATCTTTATATGCTATTGCTAGCTAGGGAAATTGAATTTCTCAGTCACAATTTTTCCTCTTGATTACTACTGCAGCAGTATTCTGTCTCACAAAATCATTTCAGACAAGCTGGAGTAAGTGATTTCTTGATTTCATATGTATATATTGGAAATCTGAAGAATTCAATTGATGTTCTTGATTTCCCCTAACTTTGTTATAGAAAAAGTCTTGAAGATTTGGAAGAGGGCTCTTGTTTTCTTTAATCCTATTTCTTGAAAAAAGAATTaatttgtgtgtgtatatatatatgcagGTAGATTATCAAGATTCATGCTTACCTTAAAgataaaatacataatacaTGAATGATGAGATGAGTACAAGAGAAACAGCAAAGCAAGAGAGCAGCGAGGGTTTGAAGGCGGGGGCTGGGCCGGGGCCGGGGGCGTCATGGAGGATGAAGGATCCCCGGATAGTCCGCGTGTCGCGAGCCTTGGGAGGCAAGGACAGGCACAGCAAGGTGTGCACTGTCCGCGGGCTGAGGGATAGACGCGTGCGTCTGTCCGTCCCCACCGCCATCCAGCTCTACGACCTCCAAGACCGCCTTGGCCTCAACCAGCCGAGCAAGGTCGTCGACTGGCTGCTCAATGCGGCCAAGGCCGAGATCGACCAGCTCCCTCCCCTCCAATTCCCCCCTCCCGCCACATTCCTCCACAACTTCgatcaacaacaacaacaacacaaATCCAAAAATGTCTCATCACAAACACAAGAGAGAGATGATCATCATTGGCCAACATCAGTTACATCACCACTCCCTCATCATCATTCATACCCTAACCCgaatccgaaccaaaacccgaACCCAAACCCGGCCTCGTTGCTCATCAATACTACTACCACTTCTTCTACATCTTCAATTCCGTTCAATTCGTTTGTGAGATGGGATCCTTCAACCCTAACCCTCTCCCACCCGCCGCGAAGCCCTAATTCCTCGCCGCCGCCACATCAGCAATCCGATGACTGGCACAATTTCAACCCGGTGGCGCcgctccaccaccaccaccaccaccagcaggTGCTAGTGTATCACCAGCCTTATTTCCAGTCCCAAATCTCCGCAGCCAACGGCGAATTCGACATGAAGCAGCTCAACAACTACCAAGCCTCATCCACACCAAATGTGGATGAGCCATCCACACATTTCAACATGACTACAGCCAATCTCCTCCCCTCACAAAGCAACGACGGAGGCAGATGATCGATAATCGAGATTGTGATTTCATGTTGATGAGAAGAACGTGACACACAG is a window encoding:
- the LOC121770924 gene encoding transcription factor TCP13-like; protein product: MNDEMSTRETAKQESSEGLKAGAGPGPGASWRMKDPRIVRVSRALGGKDRHSKVCTVRGLRDRRVRLSVPTAIQLYDLQDRLGLNQPSKVVDWLLNAAKAEIDQLPPLQFPPPATFLHNFDQQQQQHKSKNVSSQTQERDDHHWPTSVTSPLPHHHSYPNPNPNQNPNPNPASLLINTTTTSSTSSIPFNSFVRWDPSTLTLSHPPRSPNSSPPPHQQSDDWHNFNPVAPLHHHHHHQQVLVYHQPYFQSQISAANGEFDMKQLNNYQASSTPNVDEPSTHFNMTTANLLPSQSNDGGR